GCTGCGAACCAGCCAAGGAAATTCACCCACGGCGCGGAATACCAGCCCGGGATCTCCGTCCGTACCTCCCAAAACCAGTAATGCTTCACGCGCGTCGCGAACGGTTCGAGACCCGCGTCGAAAAGCACGATCAGCAGGCAGGCGAGGCCGATGACCCAGAATCCATAATAGGTCGTCTTGCGCCACGGCCGCATGATGAGCCGGGCGACGCCGCGGCTGCTGACGATGATGGCGAGCCATAGAAACAGGATTGCCCAGGGCGCGCCAAACAACCTCGGCCCGAGCGCGTCCGTGTAGGCGCGCGGGCCGAACGGGACACCGGTCTTTTCAGCCACGCTCAAAATGCCCAGCGTGATGACCATAATCAGCGTCGTGGCCACGAAAACGCTTTGTTCCGGCAGTCGCCGCGCGAGCCCGACAATGGAAGTGACTGCGGCCAGGGGCCACAAGGCGCCTTCCAGCCAACGCCATTCCGCGGGCGTTTCGATGCCGAGCAGCAGTCCAACCCAGGCGACTGCGAAGCCGGCGAGGAAAGCGATGAAGAAGGGTTTGTGAAGCGTGTGTGCCCATGGGGACGGCAGTTGCGCGACGCCTCCACCGAAAATTTCAACGGGCGCCGGCTTGAACAGGGGTTTCATTCTTGACGCGTTCGGATCGGGTCGATGCTATTGGGCAATATGCCAAGCGATTTACTCATTCTTGATAGTCTGGCTCCAGAAAAATGTTCGGCTCGCGCCCGTCGGCGATCCGGTAATTGATGAAGCCAACTCCATCGCCCATGCCATTCACGCCGTTTCATTTTGGCCCGGGAGCGGCGCTTAAGGCGGCCATCCCGAAGCAGTTCAGTTTTGCGCTGTTTTGTTTCACACAGTGCGTGACGGACCTGGAATCGGGATACCATCTGGCTCGTGGCGAATATCCGGTGCACCGACTGTTCCATACTTATGCCGGCGCGACGGTCGTCGGGTTGTGTTGTGCGGTCGCGGGCCGCCCGGTGTGCAAGGCCGGCCTGAGTGTCTGGCGTGCGATTCCGCGGGCGCCCTTCAAAGCTCTCATCGGAGATGGGGCGGGCATTTCGTGGAGCAGCGCATTCCTGACTTCAATGATCAGCACTTACAGCCACGTCTTTCTCGACAGTATCATGCACGGAGATCTCGCTCCATTCAGTCCCTTCAGCGTGTCGAACCCTTTTCTGCACCTGATCAGCGTCCAGTCGCTTCATCTCCTTTGTGTAACGCTGGGGGTTATTGGAACTGCGATCTTATTGCGACGACGTAACCGCCGACTTGACGTGTAGTGGCGGCCCG
This is a stretch of genomic DNA from Candidatus Angelobacter sp.. It encodes these proteins:
- a CDS encoding carotenoid biosynthesis protein — translated: MKPLFKPAPVEIFGGGVAQLPSPWAHTLHKPFFIAFLAGFAVAWVGLLLGIETPAEWRWLEGALWPLAAVTSIVGLARRLPEQSVFVATTLIMVITLGILSVAEKTGVPFGPRAYTDALGPRLFGAPWAILFLWLAIIVSSRGVARLIMRPWRKTTYYGFWVIGLACLLIVLFDAGLEPFATRVKHYWFWEVRTEIPGWYSAPWVNFLGWFAAALGILAFTTPWLINKQPVKQPTDYHPLMLWLLLNFYFITGCALRQMWPAVGFSVVANAIVTVYAVRGARW
- a CDS encoding DUF4184 domain-containing protein, whose product is MPFTPFHFGPGAALKAAIPKQFSFALFCFTQCVTDLESGYHLARGEYPVHRLFHTYAGATVVGLCCAVAGRPVCKAGLSVWRAIPRAPFKALIGDGAGISWSSAFLTSMISTYSHVFLDSIMHGDLAPFSPFSVSNPFLHLISVQSLHLLCVTLGVIGTAILLRRRNRRLDV